The Croceicoccus marinus genome contains a region encoding:
- a CDS encoding LysR family transcriptional regulator, whose amino-acid sequence MAFDIRQLRYAIAAADHGSFYRAARALDVEQSTLSRSVMKLERSVGAQLFLRSHSGVAPTTAGLRFLRSARPMVANADRMIANTRAAGSGRAGGFVVGFNNSVSAGNLRATLVAAQRENPDLKINGVESDRSALFAGLDSGEIDIAILMGEIARDDCRHASFWSEHVVAAMSKGHALYERDTVNWTDLRGQRFMLPTADPGPDIRDMLIGMSPVSTYGTDLRL is encoded by the coding sequence TTGGCATTCGACATTCGTCAACTAAGATATGCAATCGCTGCAGCGGATCACGGCAGCTTTTATCGCGCCGCCCGCGCCCTTGATGTTGAACAATCAACGCTCAGTCGCTCAGTTATGAAGCTCGAACGATCGGTCGGCGCTCAGCTATTCTTGAGGTCACACTCGGGTGTAGCTCCAACGACCGCCGGGTTGCGATTTCTGCGCAGCGCCCGACCTATGGTCGCCAATGCGGACCGGATGATCGCCAACACGCGCGCGGCGGGCAGTGGCCGTGCAGGAGGTTTCGTTGTCGGGTTCAACAACTCCGTCTCTGCTGGAAACCTTCGTGCTACGCTGGTCGCCGCGCAACGCGAGAACCCTGACCTTAAAATCAACGGCGTCGAATCGGACCGCAGTGCACTTTTCGCGGGTCTCGACAGCGGCGAGATCGATATAGCCATCTTGATGGGCGAGATCGCCCGCGATGATTGTCGGCACGCCTCGTTCTGGAGCGAGCACGTCGTCGCTGCGATGTCGAAGGGTCACGCACTCTATGAGCGTGACACTGTCAACTGGACTGATCTGCGTGGGCAGCGCTTTATGCTGCCGACCGCCGATCCCGGCCCGGACATCCGCGACATGCTGATCGGTATGTCCCCCGTCAGCACCTATGGCACAGATTTGAGGTTGTGA
- a CDS encoding IS3 family transposase (programmed frameshift), with the protein MKPKSSRSKLPAEQVVKDIRRKTRRHFSSEDKIRIVLEGLRGDDSIAELCRKEGIAQSLYYTWSKEFMEAGKRRLAGDTARAATTDEVRDLRREARDLKECVADLILENRLLKKHDRGWGRRRMRYPASEKLEIIRIVEQSHLPAKRTLDQLGVARRTFYRWYDRYLEGGPEALADRSSTPIRVWNRIAPEVQDQIVEMALEQTDLSPRELAVRFTDEKRYFVSEATVYRLLKAHDLITSPAYTVIKAAEAFHTQTTRPNEMWQTDFTYFKIIGWGWVYLSTVLDDYSRYIIAWKLCTTMRAEDVTDTLDMALAASGCDHANVLHRPRLLSDNGPSYIAGELAEYIEANRMSHVRGAPFHPQTQGKIERWHQTLKNRVLLENYFLPGDLEQQIEAFVEHYNHQRYHESLDNVTPADAYFGRAAAIIKRRERIKRKTLEHRRLQHRKLAA; encoded by the exons ATGAAGCCCAAATCCTCAAGGTCCAAATTGCCTGCCGAGCAGGTGGTCAAGGACATCCGCCGCAAGACCCGTCGGCATTTTTCATCGGAAGACAAGATCAGGATCGTGCTGGAAGGCCTGCGCGGCGATGACTCGATAGCTGAGTTGTGCCGCAAGGAAGGCATTGCCCAGAGCCTGTACTACACCTGGTCCAAGGAGTTCATGGAGGCCGGCAAACGCCGCCTGGCTGGCGACACCGCCCGTGCAGCGACTACGGACGAAGTCAGGGATCTGCGCCGTGAGGCCCGCGATCTGAAGGAATGCGTGGCCGACCTCATCCTGGAGAACCGCTTGCTC AAAAAGCATGATCGCGGATGGGGGAGACGACGCATGAGATACCCCGCATCCGAGAAGCTGGAGATCATCAGGATCGTTGAGCAATCGCATCTCCCGGCCAAGCGCACGTTGGACCAGCTCGGCGTCGCACGGCGCACCTTCTACCGCTGGTATGACCGTTACCTTGAAGGCGGGCCGGAGGCGCTGGCAGACAGGTCATCGACGCCGATCCGCGTGTGGAACAGGATCGCACCCGAGGTTCAGGATCAGATCGTCGAGATGGCGCTGGAGCAGACTGACCTCAGCCCAAGGGAACTGGCGGTGCGCTTCACTGACGAGAAGCGCTACTTCGTGTCGGAAGCCACCGTCTACCGGCTGCTCAAGGCCCACGATCTGATCACCAGTCCGGCCTATACTGTGATCAAGGCGGCAGAGGCGTTCCACACCCAGACCACGCGCCCCAACGAGATGTGGCAGACCGACTTTACCTACTTCAAGATCATCGGGTGGGGCTGGGTCTACCTCTCGACCGTGCTCGACGATTACTCGCGCTACATCATCGCCTGGAAGCTCTGCACCACCATGCGAGCCGAGGACGTCACCGACACGCTCGACATGGCTCTGGCAGCCTCAGGCTGCGACCATGCCAATGTGCTGCACAGACCACGTCTGCTGAGCGACAACGGTCCCAGCTACATCGCCGGGGAACTGGCCGAATACATCGAAGCGAACCGGATGAGCCATGTGCGCGGTGCACCCTTCCATCCGCAGACCCAGGGCAAGATCGAGAGATGGCATCAAACGCTAAAGAACCGCGTGCTGCTCGAAAACTACTTCCTGCCTGGCGACCTCGAACAGCAGATCGAGGCGTTCGTCGAGCATTACAACCACCAGCGCTATCACGAAAGCCTCGACAACGTGACGCCTGCCGATGCCTACTTCGGCAGGGCTGCCGCCATCATCAAACGACGAGAAAGGATCAAGCGAAAGACACTCGAACATCGGCGCTTGCAACACCGCAAGCTCGCCGCCTAA
- a CDS encoding IS256 family transposase, producing MSRRKEPAIPNELLDQLLAGGAASAAFEQGGLLDSLKKALTERALNAEMDHHLTSDEEAGNTRNGYGRKSVTTDAGKLEIDVPRDRQSSFEPQLIAKYQRRFPGFDDKIISMYARGMSTREITGHLHDLYGIDVSPDLISTVTDAVLDEVASWQQRPLDPVYPLVFFDAIRVKIRDEGMVRNKAIHIALGVRADGAKEVLGLWLEQNEGAKFWLRVMNELKNRGTEDILLAVVDGLKGFPEAITAVFPEAVVQTCIVHLLRNSMDFVSWKDRKGLATALKEIYRAPSAEAAEQALTSFEAGPWGKRYPAIGQSWRRAWAEVIPFFAFPDEVRRIVYTTNSIEALNSKLRRAVRARGHFPSDEAATKLLYLILNRSEKEWKMPPREWTMAKAQFAVIFGERFIKAMAA from the coding sequence ATGTCCCGACGCAAAGAACCTGCGATCCCCAATGAGCTGCTGGATCAGCTTTTGGCTGGCGGTGCTGCCAGTGCCGCTTTCGAACAAGGCGGCTTGCTGGATTCTCTGAAGAAGGCGCTGACCGAGCGCGCCTTGAATGCGGAGATGGATCACCATCTGACCAGCGACGAAGAAGCCGGGAACACGCGCAATGGCTATGGCCGCAAGAGCGTGACCACCGATGCCGGCAAGCTGGAGATCGATGTCCCGCGCGATCGTCAGTCGAGCTTCGAGCCGCAACTGATCGCGAAGTACCAGCGCCGTTTCCCCGGCTTCGATGACAAGATCATATCGATGTACGCGCGCGGCATGAGCACCCGGGAGATCACCGGGCATCTGCACGATCTGTATGGCATTGACGTGTCGCCGGACCTGATCAGCACCGTGACCGACGCCGTGCTCGACGAAGTCGCCAGCTGGCAGCAACGGCCGCTCGATCCGGTTTACCCGCTCGTTTTCTTTGATGCGATCCGGGTCAAGATCCGCGATGAAGGCATGGTCCGCAACAAGGCGATCCACATCGCGTTGGGCGTCCGCGCTGATGGCGCCAAGGAGGTGCTGGGCCTGTGGCTCGAGCAGAACGAAGGCGCCAAGTTCTGGCTGCGGGTGATGAACGAGCTCAAGAACCGCGGGACCGAGGATATCCTGCTTGCCGTGGTCGATGGGCTCAAGGGCTTCCCCGAGGCCATCACCGCCGTGTTTCCCGAAGCCGTGGTCCAGACATGCATCGTCCATTTGCTGCGCAATTCCATGGACTTCGTGTCCTGGAAGGACCGCAAGGGGCTGGCGACGGCGCTCAAGGAAATCTACCGCGCCCCCAGCGCCGAGGCCGCCGAACAGGCGCTCACCTCGTTCGAGGCTGGTCCCTGGGGCAAGCGTTATCCCGCCATCGGCCAGAGCTGGCGACGTGCCTGGGCCGAGGTCATCCCGTTTTTTGCGTTCCCTGATGAGGTTCGCCGGATCGTTTACACCACGAATTCCATCGAGGCCCTCAACTCGAAGCTCCGCAGAGCCGTCAGGGCGAGAGGCCACTTCCCGAGCGACGAGGCCGCCACCAAACTGCTTTATCTGATCTTGAACCGATCGGAGAAAGAGTGGAAAATGCCGCCGCGTGAGTGGACCATGGCAAAGGCCCAGTTCGCCGTGATATTCGGTGAGCGCTTCATCAAAGCCATGGCGGCGTAA
- a CDS encoding DUF2188 domain-containing protein yields MAMAKQGQHVVRSSTGGWAVKKAGSSRASSVHDTQAEAIKAATRIAQNQKTELYIQ; encoded by the coding sequence ATGGCGATGGCGAAGCAAGGTCAGCACGTAGTTCGAAGTTCAACTGGTGGTTGGGCGGTGAAGAAGGCTGGCTCATCCAGAGCGAGCAGCGTGCACGACACCCAAGCCGAGGCGATCAAGGCTGCAACAAGGATCGCTCAGAATCAGAAGACGGAACTTTACATCCAGTGA
- a CDS encoding HNH endonuclease translates to MAIEGSSRKRWSEEETVLALYLYFQLPFGKLHSGNPEIQELAAALGRTNSSVAMKLCNFASLDPKITDSGRKGLDGASKLDRAAYAEFGQDWTGLVSRAEDLWAAQIGQFDPSPAPSRLNEKRSEFRFETYQGESTTQALVNQRVGQDFFRRAVLANYEETCCITGIADPRLLTASHIKPWGKDSDNRHNPANGLLLSATLDRAFDRGLITVDRQRRIRVSRQLRESQSRETRDFFQQFEDATLRSAIRFDPEPAFLDWHNEHCFVDQRAA, encoded by the coding sequence ATGGCAATCGAGGGCAGTTCCCGGAAACGCTGGAGCGAAGAGGAGACGGTGCTTGCGCTGTATCTCTACTTCCAGCTGCCGTTCGGAAAGCTGCACTCGGGCAATCCGGAAATCCAGGAGCTTGCCGCAGCGCTCGGGCGCACGAATAGCTCGGTCGCGATGAAGCTGTGCAACTTCGCCAGCCTTGATCCAAAGATCACCGACAGCGGACGCAAGGGCCTGGACGGCGCATCCAAGCTGGATCGCGCGGCCTATGCGGAGTTCGGCCAAGATTGGACAGGTCTCGTCTCGCGGGCCGAAGACCTATGGGCTGCACAGATCGGGCAATTCGACCCATCGCCCGCACCATCGCGCCTCAATGAGAAGCGCAGTGAATTCCGGTTCGAGACCTATCAAGGCGAGTCCACCACACAGGCGCTTGTGAACCAGCGTGTCGGCCAAGACTTCTTCCGCCGCGCGGTGCTCGCCAATTACGAAGAGACCTGCTGCATCACCGGCATCGCCGATCCCCGCCTTCTGACCGCAAGCCACATCAAGCCATGGGGCAAGGACAGCGACAACCGGCACAACCCCGCCAATGGCTTGCTGCTTTCAGCGACACTCGACCGCGCCTTTGATCGGGGGCTGATCACGGTCGATCGCCAACGGCGCATTCGCGTCTCGCGGCAATTGCGCGAAAGCCAGAGCCGCGAGACGCGCGACTTTTTCCAGCAATTCGAGGACGCGACTCTGCGCTCAGCAATCCGGTTCGATCCCGAGCCAGCCTTTCTCGATTGGCACAACGAACATTGCTTCGTCGATCAACGCGCCGCCTGA
- a CDS encoding DUF3768 domain-containing protein encodes MSTGALSRSERIARLNDRARQAMGVACVAVATEGFRALSEADQSRVRELIETFDAFTPDNDPYGERDFGAIYQDGEDRWTTTRPARPAETVFWKIDAYDRDLHFGSDDPANPAVTRRVLTIMLASEY; translated from the coding sequence ATGAGTACTGGCGCCCTTTCCCGCAGCGAGCGCATTGCGCGGCTTAATGACCGGGCGCGGCAGGCGATGGGCGTTGCATGCGTTGCTGTGGCAACCGAAGGCTTTCGAGCCTTGTCAGAGGCAGATCAGTCGCGGGTGCGCGAGCTGATCGAAACCTTCGACGCCTTCACGCCGGACAACGATCCTTACGGTGAGCGCGATTTCGGAGCGATCTATCAGGATGGCGAAGATCGCTGGACGACCACGCGACCTGCGCGGCCTGCCGAAACCGTGTTCTGGAAGATCGATGCCTACGACCGCGATTTGCATTTTGGCAGCGATGACCCGGCCAATCCTGCGGTGACCCGGCGGGTGCTCACCATCATGCTCGCCAGTGAATATTGA
- a CDS encoding AAA family ATPase: protein MTTEAEALANILAWTADSPGWQRDALRRLAAEGSVDAAGLDELVAICKGDGQAVPLEAAHLRDPNRDQGEVYLRQVHDVRNVNALAPDQRLSLHRVGLTIIYGDNGSGKSGYARILKRACRARISGRGEEIIPDIYDAQPGTPSATIEYAISGQNRTCAWQLGQPADTALSAVSVFDSRTANIYVDETNDVAYTPFPLKLLSALAQLCKSVKDKLAAEITQLQAQTPQSINTPTCSPTSKVGQLLARLAANTDPAAVEALATLTQAEQDRLAQLTADLAGDPARAARQLAALKAKVEGYIAQLDVLVAAISDDGVTSLRRLANDSEAARRAAEAASGALFAGEPLPHIGSEVWQSLWESARAFSVEAAYPERDFPVTDAGSVCVLCQQELTPQAADRLNRFENFVRDDSQQRADAARAAYDDAVTAFAGSGLTLAELTAIVATIRDDLRQDALATEVRRAGVHALWRHRQIRRRHADPTAIIDAKLVALPPKALVDQVADLDARGEALAVEADSPAREALIAERTELADRQWLNGIKADVLAQIERLKQIKALEAAQRDTATNRITTKSTEVAQALVTDALRAQFAREVASFEIAGLAVELRQQNSVQGVPRFKVALTRKPTASVGQVLSEGEHRCVALAAFMAELATTENKSGIVFDDPVSSLDHMHREAVAKRLIAEAANRQVIVFTHDLAFLFELDRAAKEVDPTPQVAISSVSRGTEKAGFCRSEPPFKARRVTDITTSLTNQLANERYHFDQGDQDKWRETVKSIAGSLRDTWEIAVEEAVSHVLRRLSNEVKTPGLVKLTAITIADCETMRDGFQRCSELLHSTAPALNRPLPNPDALDSEINTLARWTDDLRQRQNAARLP from the coding sequence ATGACGACCGAAGCCGAGGCGTTGGCCAATATCCTTGCATGGACCGCAGACAGCCCAGGCTGGCAACGCGATGCGTTGCGCAGGCTTGCGGCAGAGGGTAGTGTTGATGCCGCCGGGCTCGATGAGCTTGTAGCCATCTGCAAAGGCGACGGTCAGGCAGTACCGTTAGAAGCGGCACACTTGCGCGACCCCAACCGCGATCAAGGAGAAGTCTATCTGCGGCAGGTGCATGACGTGCGAAATGTTAACGCCTTGGCTCCCGATCAGAGGCTATCTCTTCACCGTGTTGGACTGACCATAATCTATGGCGATAATGGATCAGGAAAATCCGGTTACGCCCGTATCCTGAAACGCGCATGTCGGGCACGCATCTCGGGGCGTGGCGAGGAGATCATACCCGACATCTATGACGCCCAGCCCGGCACCCCGAGCGCCACCATTGAATACGCGATCAGCGGCCAGAACCGCACATGCGCATGGCAGCTTGGCCAGCCCGCCGATACGGCGTTATCCGCTGTAAGCGTTTTTGACTCCCGCACCGCCAACATCTATGTCGATGAAACCAACGACGTAGCCTACACGCCATTCCCGCTCAAGCTGCTGAGCGCCCTAGCCCAGCTTTGTAAGTCGGTGAAAGATAAGCTCGCCGCTGAGATCACCCAGCTACAGGCGCAGACGCCGCAGAGCATTAACACCCCCACATGCAGCCCCACCAGCAAAGTCGGTCAGCTTCTTGCGCGCCTTGCCGCAAATACCGATCCAGCCGCCGTGGAGGCGCTGGCGACTCTTACGCAGGCCGAACAGGACCGGCTGGCGCAACTCACCGCCGACCTCGCCGGTGATCCTGCGCGCGCTGCCCGCCAGCTTGCCGCGCTTAAAGCCAAGGTCGAAGGATATATTGCTCAGCTGGACGTACTGGTTGCTGCCATCAGTGATGATGGCGTCACCTCGCTCCGCCGACTGGCGAACGATAGTGAAGCGGCGCGGCGAGCGGCGGAGGCCGCGTCGGGCGCGTTGTTTGCAGGCGAGCCGTTACCCCATATTGGCTCCGAGGTGTGGCAATCGCTGTGGGAAAGCGCGCGGGCCTTTTCGGTTGAGGCGGCCTATCCCGAGCGGGATTTTCCCGTCACCGATGCCGGCAGCGTTTGCGTTCTGTGCCAGCAGGAACTGACCCCGCAAGCCGCCGACCGCCTCAATCGCTTCGAGAATTTCGTGCGCGACGACAGCCAGCAGCGAGCCGATGCCGCACGCGCAGCCTATGACGACGCCGTTACGGCATTCGCGGGAAGCGGACTGACTCTGGCCGAACTCACCGCCATCGTGGCGACCATCCGTGACGATTTGCGTCAGGATGCGCTGGCCACCGAAGTCAGACGTGCGGGCGTACACGCCCTCTGGCGTCATCGTCAGATCCGCCGCCGTCATGCCGACCCCACCGCCATCATCGATGCGAAACTGGTCGCTTTGCCGCCTAAGGCTTTGGTCGATCAGGTGGCGGACCTTGATGCGCGAGGCGAAGCGCTTGCGGTAGAGGCCGATTCCCCTGCGCGCGAGGCGCTGATCGCCGAGCGCACCGAGCTTGCCGATCGCCAATGGCTTAACGGCATCAAGGCAGACGTGCTGGCGCAGATCGAGCGCCTGAAACAGATCAAGGCGCTCGAAGCGGCACAGCGCGACACCGCGACCAACCGCATAACTACGAAAAGCACGGAAGTTGCGCAGGCATTGGTAACGGACGCGCTGCGCGCGCAGTTTGCGCGTGAGGTGGCGAGTTTCGAGATTGCAGGGCTTGCCGTCGAGTTGCGCCAGCAAAACAGCGTGCAGGGCGTGCCACGCTTCAAGGTTGCGCTGACTCGCAAGCCCACTGCATCGGTGGGGCAGGTCTTGAGCGAGGGCGAGCATCGATGCGTCGCCTTGGCCGCGTTCATGGCGGAACTCGCCACGACCGAGAACAAATCCGGCATCGTATTTGACGATCCTGTGTCCTCGCTCGACCACATGCACCGCGAGGCCGTTGCCAAGCGGCTGATCGCGGAAGCGGCGAACCGACAGGTCATCGTGTTCACGCACGATCTGGCTTTTCTGTTCGAGCTGGATCGAGCTGCGAAAGAGGTGGACCCTACTCCGCAGGTTGCCATAAGTTCTGTCAGTCGCGGCACCGAAAAGGCTGGTTTCTGTCGTAGTGAGCCTCCCTTCAAGGCACGGCGCGTCACCGACATTACCACAAGCCTGACCAACCAGCTCGCCAATGAACGCTATCACTTCGATCAGGGCGATCAGGACAAATGGCGTGAAACGGTAAAATCTATCGCCGGATCGCTGCGAGACACGTGGGAAATCGCGGTTGAGGAAGCGGTAAGTCACGTTCTTCGCCGTCTGTCCAACGAGGTAAAAACGCCCGGCCTCGTCAAGCTGACTGCGATCACGATCGCTGACTGTGAGACCATGCGCGATGGTTTTCAGCGGTGTTCTGAGTTGCTGCATAGCACCGCACCTGCGTTGAATCGCCCGCTTCCAAACCCAGATGCCCTTGACAGTGAAATAAACACTCTCGCCAGATGGACCGATGATTTGCGTCAACGTCAAAACGCGGCTCGATTGCCGTAA
- a CDS encoding GIY-YIG nuclease family protein: MTAKPDARPRIYAYSIADEAHDGLLKVGQTTRDVKQRIAEQLKTAAIANYTIELDEPGEADDGSIITDHAVRDALKRKGFANPQLEWMRCSLADVKTVLAELRSGQKFTGTHHEDFPPRKEQLEAVEQTYAYYHSRWQQDANAVPRFLWNAKMRFGKTFTSYQLAKKLGAKRVLVLTFKPAVEDAWQTDLESHVDFDGWQYLSRNSGRDPSQIDGDKPVVYFGSFQDLLGRDKAGNIKARNEWLHTINWDLVVFDEYHFGAWRETAKELFEGEDAGEAKKEAKLEYADGLDDVNEDLGVMSESETDFLPITTRAYLYLSGTPFKALATGEFIEEQIFNWTYTDEQRAKEEFAAQHPGQRNPYGALPQMRLLTYQMPPEITHIASGGELDEFDLNEFFAANGTGVLAQFKHKDEVQKWLNVIRNSPDAPRSFDSIKTGVVPPWPYSDTRLLPHLQHSFWFLPNVAACHAMANLLEEKHNTFWHDYQVIVAAGASAGIGLDALPPVRDKVGSGFDTKTITLSCGKLTTGVTVKQWSSILMLRNLQSPETYFQAAFRVQSPWSIKNPNGDNPNEEEIIKPVCFVFDFAPTRALRQLSEYGIGLSPGEANPENAVKELVSFLPVLAYDGAKMMQIDAGGILDIAMAGTSATLLARKWESAMLVNVDNDTLRRVLENPEAMAAVERIEGWRALGDNIIETIINKSEKIKDIKDKAKANDGELTPKEKKELTAEEKEFKTKRKLVQEKLIKFATRIPAFMYLTDFRENKLQDVITKLEPDLFHAVTGLTVADFHLLVRLRVFNTERMNEAVFAFRRYEDASLRYTGIESHEGLTHYGLYDTVVAKE; encoded by the coding sequence TTGACCGCCAAACCCGATGCGCGCCCGCGCATCTACGCTTATTCTATCGCGGATGAAGCACATGACGGCTTGCTCAAGGTCGGCCAGACAACGCGCGACGTGAAGCAGCGGATTGCCGAGCAGTTAAAGACAGCAGCGATTGCCAACTACACCATTGAACTAGACGAACCCGGCGAGGCCGATGACGGGTCGATCATCACTGACCACGCCGTGCGCGATGCGCTCAAACGCAAGGGTTTTGCCAATCCGCAGCTTGAATGGATGCGATGCTCGCTGGCCGATGTGAAAACCGTGCTGGCCGAACTGCGCAGCGGGCAGAAATTCACCGGCACGCATCATGAGGACTTCCCGCCGCGCAAGGAGCAGTTGGAAGCGGTCGAGCAGACCTACGCCTATTATCACTCGCGCTGGCAGCAGGATGCCAATGCCGTTCCCCGCTTTCTGTGGAACGCCAAGATGCGTTTCGGGAAGACCTTCACCAGTTATCAGCTTGCCAAGAAGCTTGGCGCGAAGCGGGTCCTGGTGCTGACCTTCAAGCCCGCCGTCGAAGATGCCTGGCAGACGGATCTTGAATCCCATGTCGATTTCGACGGGTGGCAGTATCTCTCCCGCAATTCCGGGCGCGATCCCAGCCAGATCGACGGTGACAAGCCGGTGGTCTATTTCGGCTCGTTCCAGGACCTGCTGGGGCGCGACAAGGCGGGGAACATCAAGGCCCGCAACGAATGGCTCCACACGATCAACTGGGATTTGGTCGTGTTCGACGAATATCATTTCGGCGCATGGCGCGAGACGGCCAAGGAGCTTTTCGAGGGCGAGGATGCAGGCGAGGCCAAGAAGGAAGCCAAGCTGGAATATGCCGATGGTCTGGACGATGTGAACGAAGACCTTGGTGTCATGTCGGAAAGCGAAACCGACTTTCTGCCGATTACCACGCGGGCATACCTCTATCTTTCTGGCACACCCTTCAAGGCGCTGGCCACGGGCGAGTTCATCGAAGAGCAGATATTCAACTGGACCTACACGGACGAGCAGCGCGCCAAGGAAGAATTTGCCGCTCAGCATCCGGGGCAGCGCAATCCTTACGGCGCATTGCCGCAAATGCGCCTGCTGACTTACCAGATGCCGCCGGAAATTACTCACATTGCCAGCGGCGGCGAGCTGGACGAGTTTGATCTCAATGAGTTTTTCGCGGCAAACGGCACAGGCGTTCTCGCGCAGTTTAAGCACAAGGACGAGGTGCAGAAATGGCTCAACGTCATTCGCAACTCGCCAGATGCACCGCGATCATTCGACAGCATCAAGACGGGCGTTGTTCCGCCGTGGCCCTATTCGGACACGCGGCTTCTGCCTCACTTGCAGCATAGCTTCTGGTTCCTGCCTAATGTCGCCGCCTGCCATGCTATGGCGAACTTGCTGGAAGAGAAACACAACACGTTCTGGCACGATTATCAGGTGATCGTGGCCGCAGGCGCATCGGCGGGCATCGGCCTTGATGCCTTGCCGCCCGTTCGGGACAAGGTTGGCAGCGGTTTCGACACTAAGACCATCACGCTTTCCTGCGGCAAGCTGACCACCGGGGTTACGGTCAAGCAATGGTCGTCGATCCTGATGCTGCGCAATCTCCAATCGCCGGAAACATATTTTCAGGCGGCGTTCCGGGTGCAGTCGCCCTGGTCGATCAAGAATCCCAACGGGGACAATCCGAACGAGGAAGAGATCATCAAGCCGGTCTGCTTCGTGTTCGATTTCGCCCCGACTAGGGCGCTGCGGCAGTTGTCGGAATATGGCATCGGCCTTTCACCGGGGGAAGCGAACCCGGAAAACGCCGTGAAGGAACTTGTCTCGTTCCTGCCCGTGCTGGCCTATGACGGCGCGAAGATGATGCAGATCGACGCGGGCGGCATCCTCGACATTGCGATGGCGGGAACGTCCGCGACCCTGCTGGCCCGGAAATGGGAATCGGCCATGCTGGTGAACGTGGACAACGACACGTTGCGCCGCGTTCTCGAAAACCCCGAAGCGATGGCTGCTGTTGAGCGGATCGAAGGTTGGCGCGCCTTGGGCGACAACATCATCGAAACGATTATCAACAAGAGCGAGAAGATCAAGGACATCAAGGACAAGGCCAAAGCCAATGACGGGGAGCTGACCCCGAAAGAGAAGAAGGAACTGACCGCCGAGGAAAAGGAGTTCAAAACCAAGCGCAAGCTGGTTCAGGAAAAGCTGATAAAGTTCGCCACCCGCATCCCGGCCTTCATGTATCTGACCGACTTCCGCGAAAACAAGCTACAGGACGTGATTACCAAGCTGGAACCGGACCTTTTCCATGCGGTTACTGGCCTGACCGTGGCGGATTTCCACCTGTTGGTTCGCCTTCGAGTGTTCAACACCGAGCGGATGAATGAAGCGGTTTTCGCGTTCCGCCGCTACGAAGATGCCTCGCTACGCTATACCGGCATCGAGAGCCACGAAGGGCTAACGCATTATGGCCTGTATGACACCGTAGTGGCGAAGGAGTGA